One genomic window of Cyprinus carpio isolate SPL01 chromosome B8, ASM1834038v1, whole genome shotgun sequence includes the following:
- the si:dkey-183p4.10 gene encoding uncharacterized protein si:dkey-183p4.10 isoform X2, which produces MDQNFADIQNDAFKETEANFEHLNFDDDAATAHSINVLQNEPDMEKDSDSDIDLEWTNREEETKHCFENNGNFSLDEQSMKAGSTLCGSWDDNDAVENKTQTQNQRLSFHEEDSIKNEFEIHEDIHQMSKEQSEDDNVLEMVLPKGTHYDLDTMSAWTQEETTSHLLGYLRVDKSENESSTLKEERMEPDSTEEHVLQHAADDKQLSHLGAIQSTLQDWPVASAGVQSMDELKEFTEEDHEDRERDEEGLAEYPSDLSQSDSGDSSEGQPNHMDTKQAEVQAVGPAEHLLPYSVVTSREDGDADMLTYVKNEDLYVETTTGKSDDDILFQTDVEYHREISNIGESSDYGISENFQSNSNESYMNEHPDYDSDFSSDGDDYCKNQEDTPDFISHTDSEDKNTHNFTKDFATDWHSIEHEVKDGVVKNSLKPEMCDIEGLSSIPASRGTVMEGSSETDSPENVSVGESHPSVKTDQNNKEHNSEHSEVSDTGDININTLLPETFWSQDILKLDEYDWDINGEEMICDEEDNYLEELENDGEETERDWEIEKARIEAFNRYYESVEGEETKGRSHKVTFCLEPESSQYEEDSYSSEEEPSTIGCISELHPPESSSIKQDQSNKEDSREPSHIRENINTLLMDEDNMKLEDYDCDINEEVQQNSSIMIDDDDHDFLEKLKIEIERHMKQEQARSDASNRYYEEDQNEVTDRTQKVMLRFRQQSSQNEEDNDSSEQESNTEDDTVSILRTEDQSDSDEPTERRLYTGRYKVLQKGLQKADKQPKEQPKRNKCLVLLHSVLAVSLATTVGVLSYWWATDSLDWIY; this is translated from the exons AtggatcaaaactttgctgatatTCAGAACGATGCATTCAAAG aaacagAGGCAAACTTCGAGCATCTAAACTTTGATGATGACGCAGCAACTGCACACAGCATTAATGTACTTCAAAATGAGCCAGACATGGAGAAGGACTCTGATTCTGACATAGATTTAGAGTGGACGAATAGGGAAGAGGAAACTAAGCACTGTTTTGAGAACAATGGGAACTTCTCTTTAGATGAACAAAGCATGAAGGCAGGATCTACGCTTTGTGGTTCATGGGACGACAACGATGCAGTCGAAAATAAGACACAAACCCAAAACCAGCGATTAAGCTTCCATGAAGAGGATAGCATAAAGAATGAATTTGAGATACATGAAGATATCCATCAAATGAGCAAGGAACAATCTGAAGATGACAATGTGCTGGAAATGGTTCTCCCAAAAGGAACTCACTATGATCTGGATACAATGAGCGCATGGACTCAGGAGGAGACCACATCTCATCTACTGGGCTACCTGAgggtggataaatctgaaaatgagaGCTCAACATTAAAAGAGGAAAGAATGGAGCCTGACAGCACTGAGGAACATGTTCTTCAGCATGCAGCAGATGATAAGCAGCTCAGTCATTTAGGTGCCATACAGTCAACATTGCAAGACTGGCCAGTAGCATCAGCAGGGGTTCAGTCTATGGATGAGTTAAAAGAGTTTACAGAAGAAGATCATGAGGATCGTGAGAGAGACGAGGAAGGTTTAGCAGAGTATCCCTCTGATCTGTCTCAAAGTGACAGTGGGGACAGCAGTGAAGGACAACCCAATCACATGGACACCAAGCAAGCTGAGGTGCAGGCTGTAGGCCCAGCAGAACATCTCCTGCCTTACAGTGTTGTAACTTCAAGGGAAGATGGTGATGCAGACATGCTCACTTATGTCAAGAATGAGGATCTGTATGTGGAGACAACAACTGGGAAATCTGATGATGACATCTTGTTCCAAACAGATGTTGAATATCACCGTGAGATTTCAAACATTGGGGAAAGTTCTGATTATGGAATCTCTGAGAATTTCCAATCCAATTCCAATGAATCCTACATGAATGAGCACCCTGACTATGACAGTGATTTCAGCAGTGATGGTGACGACTACTGCAAAAACCAAGAAGATACACCTGATTTCATTTCACATACTGACTCAgaggacaaaaacacacacaacttcACAAAGGACTTTGCTACAGACTGGCACAGTATTGAGCATGAAGTAAAGGATGGGGTGGTCAAAAATAGCTTGAAACCAGAGATGTGTGATATAGAAGGTTTATCAAGCATTCCAGCATCTCGTGGAACTGTAATGGAAGGTTCTTCTGAGACTGATTCACCTGAAAACGTAAGTGTTGGTGAGTCACAtccatcagtgaaaacagaccaGAACAACAAAGAACATAACAGTGAACATTCAGAAGTTTCAGACACTGGAGATATAAATATCAACACTTTGTTACCTGAGACGTTTTGGTCCCAGGACATTCTGAAGCTTGATGAATATGATTGGGACATTAATGGAGAAGAGATGATCTGTGATGAAGAGGACAATTACCTGGAAGAGCTGGAGAACGATGGGGAGGAGACCGAGAGGGATTGGGAGATAGAAAAGGCAAGAATTGAAGCATTTAACAGATACTACGAGTCTGTCGAAGGCGAGGAAACCAAGG ggaGGAGCCACAAAGTGACATTTTGTTTGGAGCCAGAATCCTCTCAGTATGAGGAGGATAGTTACAG CAGTGAAGAGGAACCGAGCACAATAGGTTGCATCAGTGAGTTGCATCCTCCAGAATCCAGTTCAATCAAACAAGACCAAAGCAACAAGGAAGACAGCCGTGAACCCTCACACATCAGAGAAAATATCAACACCCTTCTGATGGATGAGGATAACATGAAACTTGAGGATTATGACTGTGATATTAATGAAGAAGTTCAACAGAACTCAAGTATAATGATCGATGATGACGATCACGATTTCCTGGAGAAGCTGAAAATTGAAATAGAGAGGCATATGAAGCAGGAACAAGCAAGAAGTGACGCATCTAACAGATATTATGAAGAGGACCAAAATGAGG TCACAGACAGGACCCAAAAAGTAATGTTAAGATTTCGCCAACAATCTTCTCAAAATGAGGAAGATAATGATAG CAGTGAACAGGAATCAAACACAGAAGATGACACTGTCAGCATCCTGAGGACTGAG GACCAAAGTGATTCTGATGAACCAACTGAGAGACGCTTGTACACAGGAAGGTACAAAGTCTTACAAAAGGGGTTACAAAAGGCAGACAAGCAGCCGAAGGAACAGCCCAAGAGAAATAAG TGTCTTGTCCTGCTGCATTCAGTGTTAGCAGTGAGTCTAGCGACGACGGTGGGTGTGCTGTCTTACTGGTGGGCCACAGACAGCCTGGACTGGATCTACTga
- the LOC109087013 gene encoding potassium voltage-gated channel subfamily KQT member 2-like isoform X2: MKDGASRQNSEVLIELQDEDFAMKSSPAIEGLIKASLPEDFGDDRGFHCEFVPDLSPGLKVTIRAICVMRFLVSKRRFKESLRPYDVMDVIEQYSAGHLDMLSRIKNLQSRVDQIVGKGATAGEKDKPKGDTEMAEDPSMMGRLNKMEKQVGAMDLKLNFLVSVYTTHMGIPRSETEALLGFKIPYPAPPYHSPDDKSEKAQDEKEDEDKKSVSPVHPGPNGTPTDSQCRPSASWHHQDDHPLSVPLWNNSRGVSPIGTDDPLLYRLPPPPFHEIGDSSRSRRSRRPVQQQAAVESDTSLSIPSVDHEELERSFSGFSISQAREEDYVPPVSLGLFGGGGGTLCTHLRPYLAEGESDTDSDLYTPGAPSPLSFTGEGPFGDRMWPGLK, encoded by the exons ATGAAAGATGGAGCTTCTCGGCAGAACTCTGAAG TGCTGATTGAGTTGCAAGACGAGGACTTCGCCATGAAGAGTTCTCCAG CGATTGAGGGCTTAATAA AGGCAAGTCTTCCAGAAGATTTTGGGGATGACAGAGGTTTCCACTGTGAGTTTGTGCCGGATCTGTCTCCGGGACTCAAGGTCACCATCAGAGCAATCTG TGTTATGCGGTTCCTGGTGTCTAAGAGGAGATTTAAAGAGAGCCTCAGGCCTTATGATGTGATGGATGTGATAGAGCAGTATTCAGCAGGCCATCTGGACATGCTGTCACGCATCAAAAACCTTCAGTCCAG AGTGGATCAGATTGTGGGAAAGGGAGCCACGGCAGGAGAAAAGGACAAGCCCAAAGGCGACACAGAGATGGCTGAGGATCCAAGCATGATGGGACGTCTGAACAAGATGGAAAAGCAG GTGGGGGCAATGGACCTCAAACTTAACTTTTTGGTCAGTGTGTACACCACACATATGGGCATCCCACGATCTGAGACCGAAGCCCTCCTAGGCTTTAAAATCCCTTACCCTGCTCCTCCCTACCACAGCCCTGATGATAAGAGTGAGAAAGCACAGGATGAGAAAGAGGATGAGGATAAAAAGAGTGTGTCCCCTGTCCATCCTGGTCCCAATGGGACTCCCACCGATAGCCAATGTCGGCCCTCTGCCTCATGGCATCATCAGGATGACCATCCCCTAAGTGTGCCTCTCTGGAACAACAGCCGAGGAGTTTCGCCGATAGGCACTGATGACCCCTTGCTGTACCGCCTCCCGCCTCCGCCATTCCATGAGATCGGGGACAGCAGCCGCTCACGTAGGTCCAGGAGACCTGTCCAGCAGCAGGCGGCCGTTGAGAGTGACACGTCCCTCTCTATTCCCTCAGTGGACCATGAGGAACTGGAGCGCTCTTTTAGCGGCTTTAGCATTTCTCAGGCCAGGGAAGAGGATTATGTGCCTCCGGTGAGTCTGGGGCTTTTTGGTGGAGGCGGCGGGACactttgcacacatctcaggccTTATCTGGCCGAGGGGGAGTCGGATACGGACTCTGACCTCTATACGCCAGGAGCGCCGTCCCCTCTTTCATTTACCGGAGAGGGGCCTTTCGGTGACAGGATGTGGCCTGGTCTGAAATAG
- the LOC109087013 gene encoding potassium voltage-gated channel subfamily KQT member 2-like isoform X1: MTHSNHICSSEISHKDTLCGCCPRSNSRKPSLKEKGSPSKSTGGKEAKTPKPEEGGKESPSKVTKSFSFTERNKAKHAFRMKDGASRQNSEVLIELQDEDFAMKSSPAIEGLIKASLPEDFGDDRGFHCEFVPDLSPGLKVTIRAICVMRFLVSKRRFKESLRPYDVMDVIEQYSAGHLDMLSRIKNLQSRVDQIVGKGATAGEKDKPKGDTEMAEDPSMMGRLNKMEKQVGAMDLKLNFLVSVYTTHMGIPRSETEALLGFKIPYPAPPYHSPDDKSEKAQDEKEDEDKKSVSPVHPGPNGTPTDSQCRPSASWHHQDDHPLSVPLWNNSRGVSPIGTDDPLLYRLPPPPFHEIGDSSRSRRSRRPVQQQAAVESDTSLSIPSVDHEELERSFSGFSISQAREEDYVPPVSLGLFGGGGGTLCTHLRPYLAEGESDTDSDLYTPGAPSPLSFTGEGPFGDRMWPGLK, translated from the exons ATGACCCACTCCAACCACATTTGCAGTAGTGAGATTTCACACAAAGACACCCTGTGTGGGTGCTGCCCGAGAAGCAATAG TCGTAAGCCCAGCTTGAAAGAGAAAGGCAGTCCCTCTAAGAGCACCGGGGGGAAGGAAGCCAAGACCCCCAAGCCAGAGGAGGGAGGCAAAGAGAGTCCAAGCAAAGTGACCAAGAGCTTTAGCTTCACAGAGCGGAACAAAGCAAAACACGCTTTCAGAATGAAAGATGGAGCTTCTCGGCAGAACTCTGAAG TGCTGATTGAGTTGCAAGACGAGGACTTCGCCATGAAGAGTTCTCCAG CGATTGAGGGCTTAATAA AGGCAAGTCTTCCAGAAGATTTTGGGGATGACAGAGGTTTCCACTGTGAGTTTGTGCCGGATCTGTCTCCGGGACTCAAGGTCACCATCAGAGCAATCTG TGTTATGCGGTTCCTGGTGTCTAAGAGGAGATTTAAAGAGAGCCTCAGGCCTTATGATGTGATGGATGTGATAGAGCAGTATTCAGCAGGCCATCTGGACATGCTGTCACGCATCAAAAACCTTCAGTCCAG AGTGGATCAGATTGTGGGAAAGGGAGCCACGGCAGGAGAAAAGGACAAGCCCAAAGGCGACACAGAGATGGCTGAGGATCCAAGCATGATGGGACGTCTGAACAAGATGGAAAAGCAG GTGGGGGCAATGGACCTCAAACTTAACTTTTTGGTCAGTGTGTACACCACACATATGGGCATCCCACGATCTGAGACCGAAGCCCTCCTAGGCTTTAAAATCCCTTACCCTGCTCCTCCCTACCACAGCCCTGATGATAAGAGTGAGAAAGCACAGGATGAGAAAGAGGATGAGGATAAAAAGAGTGTGTCCCCTGTCCATCCTGGTCCCAATGGGACTCCCACCGATAGCCAATGTCGGCCCTCTGCCTCATGGCATCATCAGGATGACCATCCCCTAAGTGTGCCTCTCTGGAACAACAGCCGAGGAGTTTCGCCGATAGGCACTGATGACCCCTTGCTGTACCGCCTCCCGCCTCCGCCATTCCATGAGATCGGGGACAGCAGCCGCTCACGTAGGTCCAGGAGACCTGTCCAGCAGCAGGCGGCCGTTGAGAGTGACACGTCCCTCTCTATTCCCTCAGTGGACCATGAGGAACTGGAGCGCTCTTTTAGCGGCTTTAGCATTTCTCAGGCCAGGGAAGAGGATTATGTGCCTCCGGTGAGTCTGGGGCTTTTTGGTGGAGGCGGCGGGACactttgcacacatctcaggccTTATCTGGCCGAGGGGGAGTCGGATACGGACTCTGACCTCTATACGCCAGGAGCGCCGTCCCCTCTTTCATTTACCGGAGAGGGGCCTTTCGGTGACAGGATGTGGCCTGGTCTGAAATAG
- the si:dkey-183p4.10 gene encoding uncharacterized protein si:dkey-183p4.10 isoform X1, with protein MDQNFADIQNDAFKETEANFEHLNFDDDAATAHSINVLQNEPDMEKDSDSDIDLEWTNREEETKHCFENNGNFSLDEQSMKAGSTLCGSWDDNDAVENKTQTQNQRLSFHEEDSIKNEFEIHEDIHQMSKEQSEDDNVLEMVLPKGTHYDLDTMSAWTQEETTSHLLGYLRVDKSENESSTLKEERMEPDSTEEHVLQHAADDKQLSHLGAIQSTLQDWPVASAGVQSMDELKEFTEEDHEDRERDEEGLAEYPSDLSQSDSGDSSEGQPNHMDTKQAEVQAVGPAEHLLPYSVVTSREDGDADMLTYVKNEDLYVETTTGKSDDDILFQTDVEYHREISNIGESSDYGISENFQSNSNESYMNEHPDYDSDFSSDGDDYCKNQEDTPDFISHTDSEDKNTHNFTKDFATDWHSIEHEVKDGVVKNSLKPEMCDIEGLSSIPASRGTVMEGSSETDSPENVSVGESHPSVKTDQNNKEHNSEHSEVSDTGDININTLLPETFWSQDILKLDEYDWDINGEEMICDEEDNYLEELENDGEETERDWEIEKARIEAFNRYYESVEGEETKGRSHKVTFCLEPESSQYEEDSYSSEEEPSTIGCISELHPPESSSIKQDQSNKEDSREPSHIRENINTLLMDEDNMKLEDYDCDINEEVQQNSSIMIDDDDHDFLEKLKIEIERHMKQEQARSDASNRYYEEDQNEVTDRTQKVMLRFRQQSSQNEEDNDSSSEQESNTEDDTVSILRTEDQSDSDEPTERRLYTGRYKVLQKGLQKADKQPKEQPKRNKCLVLLHSVLAVSLATTVGVLSYWWATDSLDWIY; from the exons AtggatcaaaactttgctgatatTCAGAACGATGCATTCAAAG aaacagAGGCAAACTTCGAGCATCTAAACTTTGATGATGACGCAGCAACTGCACACAGCATTAATGTACTTCAAAATGAGCCAGACATGGAGAAGGACTCTGATTCTGACATAGATTTAGAGTGGACGAATAGGGAAGAGGAAACTAAGCACTGTTTTGAGAACAATGGGAACTTCTCTTTAGATGAACAAAGCATGAAGGCAGGATCTACGCTTTGTGGTTCATGGGACGACAACGATGCAGTCGAAAATAAGACACAAACCCAAAACCAGCGATTAAGCTTCCATGAAGAGGATAGCATAAAGAATGAATTTGAGATACATGAAGATATCCATCAAATGAGCAAGGAACAATCTGAAGATGACAATGTGCTGGAAATGGTTCTCCCAAAAGGAACTCACTATGATCTGGATACAATGAGCGCATGGACTCAGGAGGAGACCACATCTCATCTACTGGGCTACCTGAgggtggataaatctgaaaatgagaGCTCAACATTAAAAGAGGAAAGAATGGAGCCTGACAGCACTGAGGAACATGTTCTTCAGCATGCAGCAGATGATAAGCAGCTCAGTCATTTAGGTGCCATACAGTCAACATTGCAAGACTGGCCAGTAGCATCAGCAGGGGTTCAGTCTATGGATGAGTTAAAAGAGTTTACAGAAGAAGATCATGAGGATCGTGAGAGAGACGAGGAAGGTTTAGCAGAGTATCCCTCTGATCTGTCTCAAAGTGACAGTGGGGACAGCAGTGAAGGACAACCCAATCACATGGACACCAAGCAAGCTGAGGTGCAGGCTGTAGGCCCAGCAGAACATCTCCTGCCTTACAGTGTTGTAACTTCAAGGGAAGATGGTGATGCAGACATGCTCACTTATGTCAAGAATGAGGATCTGTATGTGGAGACAACAACTGGGAAATCTGATGATGACATCTTGTTCCAAACAGATGTTGAATATCACCGTGAGATTTCAAACATTGGGGAAAGTTCTGATTATGGAATCTCTGAGAATTTCCAATCCAATTCCAATGAATCCTACATGAATGAGCACCCTGACTATGACAGTGATTTCAGCAGTGATGGTGACGACTACTGCAAAAACCAAGAAGATACACCTGATTTCATTTCACATACTGACTCAgaggacaaaaacacacacaacttcACAAAGGACTTTGCTACAGACTGGCACAGTATTGAGCATGAAGTAAAGGATGGGGTGGTCAAAAATAGCTTGAAACCAGAGATGTGTGATATAGAAGGTTTATCAAGCATTCCAGCATCTCGTGGAACTGTAATGGAAGGTTCTTCTGAGACTGATTCACCTGAAAACGTAAGTGTTGGTGAGTCACAtccatcagtgaaaacagaccaGAACAACAAAGAACATAACAGTGAACATTCAGAAGTTTCAGACACTGGAGATATAAATATCAACACTTTGTTACCTGAGACGTTTTGGTCCCAGGACATTCTGAAGCTTGATGAATATGATTGGGACATTAATGGAGAAGAGATGATCTGTGATGAAGAGGACAATTACCTGGAAGAGCTGGAGAACGATGGGGAGGAGACCGAGAGGGATTGGGAGATAGAAAAGGCAAGAATTGAAGCATTTAACAGATACTACGAGTCTGTCGAAGGCGAGGAAACCAAGG ggaGGAGCCACAAAGTGACATTTTGTTTGGAGCCAGAATCCTCTCAGTATGAGGAGGATAGTTACAG CAGTGAAGAGGAACCGAGCACAATAGGTTGCATCAGTGAGTTGCATCCTCCAGAATCCAGTTCAATCAAACAAGACCAAAGCAACAAGGAAGACAGCCGTGAACCCTCACACATCAGAGAAAATATCAACACCCTTCTGATGGATGAGGATAACATGAAACTTGAGGATTATGACTGTGATATTAATGAAGAAGTTCAACAGAACTCAAGTATAATGATCGATGATGACGATCACGATTTCCTGGAGAAGCTGAAAATTGAAATAGAGAGGCATATGAAGCAGGAACAAGCAAGAAGTGACGCATCTAACAGATATTATGAAGAGGACCAAAATGAGG TCACAGACAGGACCCAAAAAGTAATGTTAAGATTTCGCCAACAATCTTCTCAAAATGAGGAAGATAATGATAG CAGCAGTGAACAGGAATCAAACACAGAAGATGACACTGTCAGCATCCTGAGGACTGAG GACCAAAGTGATTCTGATGAACCAACTGAGAGACGCTTGTACACAGGAAGGTACAAAGTCTTACAAAAGGGGTTACAAAAGGCAGACAAGCAGCCGAAGGAACAGCCCAAGAGAAATAAG TGTCTTGTCCTGCTGCATTCAGTGTTAGCAGTGAGTCTAGCGACGACGGTGGGTGTGCTGTCTTACTGGTGGGCCACAGACAGCCTGGACTGGATCTACTga
- the si:dkey-183p4.10 gene encoding uncharacterized protein si:dkey-183p4.10 isoform X3 has protein sequence MDQNFADIQNDAFKETEANFEHLNFDDDAATAHSINVLQNEPDMEKDSDSDIDLEWTNREEETKHCFENNGNFSLDEQSMKAGSTLCGSWDDNDAVENKTQTQNQRLSFHEEDSIKNEFEIHEDIHQMSKEQSEDDNVLEMVLPKGTHYDLDTMSAWTQEETTSHLLGYLRVDKSENESSTLKEERMEPDSTEEHVLQHAADDKQLSHLGAIQSTLQDWPVASAGVQSMDELKEFTEEDHEDRERDEEGLAEYPSDLSQSDSGDSSEGQPNHMDTKQAEVQAVGPAEHLLPYSVVTSREDGDADMLTYVKNEDLYVETTTGKSDDDILFQTDVEYHREISNIGESSDYGISENFQSNSNESYMNEHPDYDSDFSSDGDDYCKNQEDTPDFISHTDSEDKNTHNFTKDFATDWHSIEHEVKDGVVKNSLKPEMCDIEGLSSIPASRGTVMEGSSETDSPENVSVGESHPSVKTDQNNKEHNSEHSEVSDTGDININTLLPETFWSQDILKLDEYDWDINGEEMICDEEDNYLEELENDGEETERDWEIEKARIEAFNRYYESVEGEETKGRSHKVTFCLEPESSQYEEDSYSEEEPSTIGCISELHPPESSSIKQDQSNKEDSREPSHIRENINTLLMDEDNMKLEDYDCDINEEVQQNSSIMIDDDDHDFLEKLKIEIERHMKQEQARSDASNRYYEEDQNEVTDRTQKVMLRFRQQSSQNEEDNDSSSEQESNTEDDTVSILRTEDQSDSDEPTERRLYTGRYKVLQKGLQKADKQPKEQPKRNKCLVLLHSVLAVSLATTVGVLSYWWATDSLDWIY, from the exons AtggatcaaaactttgctgatatTCAGAACGATGCATTCAAAG aaacagAGGCAAACTTCGAGCATCTAAACTTTGATGATGACGCAGCAACTGCACACAGCATTAATGTACTTCAAAATGAGCCAGACATGGAGAAGGACTCTGATTCTGACATAGATTTAGAGTGGACGAATAGGGAAGAGGAAACTAAGCACTGTTTTGAGAACAATGGGAACTTCTCTTTAGATGAACAAAGCATGAAGGCAGGATCTACGCTTTGTGGTTCATGGGACGACAACGATGCAGTCGAAAATAAGACACAAACCCAAAACCAGCGATTAAGCTTCCATGAAGAGGATAGCATAAAGAATGAATTTGAGATACATGAAGATATCCATCAAATGAGCAAGGAACAATCTGAAGATGACAATGTGCTGGAAATGGTTCTCCCAAAAGGAACTCACTATGATCTGGATACAATGAGCGCATGGACTCAGGAGGAGACCACATCTCATCTACTGGGCTACCTGAgggtggataaatctgaaaatgagaGCTCAACATTAAAAGAGGAAAGAATGGAGCCTGACAGCACTGAGGAACATGTTCTTCAGCATGCAGCAGATGATAAGCAGCTCAGTCATTTAGGTGCCATACAGTCAACATTGCAAGACTGGCCAGTAGCATCAGCAGGGGTTCAGTCTATGGATGAGTTAAAAGAGTTTACAGAAGAAGATCATGAGGATCGTGAGAGAGACGAGGAAGGTTTAGCAGAGTATCCCTCTGATCTGTCTCAAAGTGACAGTGGGGACAGCAGTGAAGGACAACCCAATCACATGGACACCAAGCAAGCTGAGGTGCAGGCTGTAGGCCCAGCAGAACATCTCCTGCCTTACAGTGTTGTAACTTCAAGGGAAGATGGTGATGCAGACATGCTCACTTATGTCAAGAATGAGGATCTGTATGTGGAGACAACAACTGGGAAATCTGATGATGACATCTTGTTCCAAACAGATGTTGAATATCACCGTGAGATTTCAAACATTGGGGAAAGTTCTGATTATGGAATCTCTGAGAATTTCCAATCCAATTCCAATGAATCCTACATGAATGAGCACCCTGACTATGACAGTGATTTCAGCAGTGATGGTGACGACTACTGCAAAAACCAAGAAGATACACCTGATTTCATTTCACATACTGACTCAgaggacaaaaacacacacaacttcACAAAGGACTTTGCTACAGACTGGCACAGTATTGAGCATGAAGTAAAGGATGGGGTGGTCAAAAATAGCTTGAAACCAGAGATGTGTGATATAGAAGGTTTATCAAGCATTCCAGCATCTCGTGGAACTGTAATGGAAGGTTCTTCTGAGACTGATTCACCTGAAAACGTAAGTGTTGGTGAGTCACAtccatcagtgaaaacagaccaGAACAACAAAGAACATAACAGTGAACATTCAGAAGTTTCAGACACTGGAGATATAAATATCAACACTTTGTTACCTGAGACGTTTTGGTCCCAGGACATTCTGAAGCTTGATGAATATGATTGGGACATTAATGGAGAAGAGATGATCTGTGATGAAGAGGACAATTACCTGGAAGAGCTGGAGAACGATGGGGAGGAGACCGAGAGGGATTGGGAGATAGAAAAGGCAAGAATTGAAGCATTTAACAGATACTACGAGTCTGTCGAAGGCGAGGAAACCAAGG ggaGGAGCCACAAAGTGACATTTTGTTTGGAGCCAGAATCCTCTCAGTATGAGGAGGATAGTTACAG TGAAGAGGAACCGAGCACAATAGGTTGCATCAGTGAGTTGCATCCTCCAGAATCCAGTTCAATCAAACAAGACCAAAGCAACAAGGAAGACAGCCGTGAACCCTCACACATCAGAGAAAATATCAACACCCTTCTGATGGATGAGGATAACATGAAACTTGAGGATTATGACTGTGATATTAATGAAGAAGTTCAACAGAACTCAAGTATAATGATCGATGATGACGATCACGATTTCCTGGAGAAGCTGAAAATTGAAATAGAGAGGCATATGAAGCAGGAACAAGCAAGAAGTGACGCATCTAACAGATATTATGAAGAGGACCAAAATGAGG TCACAGACAGGACCCAAAAAGTAATGTTAAGATTTCGCCAACAATCTTCTCAAAATGAGGAAGATAATGATAG CAGCAGTGAACAGGAATCAAACACAGAAGATGACACTGTCAGCATCCTGAGGACTGAG GACCAAAGTGATTCTGATGAACCAACTGAGAGACGCTTGTACACAGGAAGGTACAAAGTCTTACAAAAGGGGTTACAAAAGGCAGACAAGCAGCCGAAGGAACAGCCCAAGAGAAATAAG TGTCTTGTCCTGCTGCATTCAGTGTTAGCAGTGAGTCTAGCGACGACGGTGGGTGTGCTGTCTTACTGGTGGGCCACAGACAGCCTGGACTGGATCTACTga